One Halostella limicola genomic window carries:
- a CDS encoding tubulin/FtsZ family protein, whose product MKVVLIGVGQAGGKITQALVEFDRQMEFGAVRGVLAVNSAKTDLQALDLDTVLIGQDRVKGHGVGGDNELGAEVMQADAGEVMDGLDGRITAEADAIFVVAGLGGGTGSGGAPVLAKELKRVYSIPVYALGVLPGRGEGAMYQANAGRSLKTLVREADATLLVDNDAWHGAGQSVGEAFDAINQAIAQRIGLLLASGEAVEGVAESVVDSSEVINTLRSGGIAALGYASAEASEDSGENVNTVTSVTRKALLTGTSLPNAVAADSALLVVAGDADRLPRKGVERARSWVEEETGSMQVRGGDFPLDSESIASLVLLGGVERGQRVQEFMDRAREAQKEQQETTLDHADQFQNDELDDLF is encoded by the coding sequence ATGAAAGTCGTCCTGATTGGTGTCGGCCAGGCCGGGGGCAAGATCACGCAGGCCCTGGTCGAGTTCGACCGGCAGATGGAGTTCGGCGCGGTTCGCGGCGTATTGGCAGTCAACTCGGCGAAGACGGACCTTCAGGCGCTCGACCTCGACACGGTCCTGATCGGGCAGGACCGGGTCAAGGGCCACGGCGTCGGCGGCGACAACGAGCTCGGCGCCGAAGTGATGCAGGCGGACGCGGGCGAGGTCATGGACGGCCTCGACGGGCGCATCACGGCCGAGGCCGACGCCATCTTCGTCGTCGCCGGCCTCGGCGGCGGCACGGGCAGCGGCGGCGCGCCCGTGCTCGCGAAGGAACTCAAGCGCGTGTACAGCATCCCGGTCTACGCGCTCGGCGTCCTCCCCGGGCGCGGCGAGGGCGCGATGTACCAGGCCAACGCCGGGCGGTCGCTGAAGACGCTCGTCCGCGAGGCTGACGCGACCCTGCTCGTCGACAACGACGCGTGGCACGGGGCGGGACAGAGCGTCGGGGAGGCGTTCGACGCGATCAACCAGGCCATCGCCCAGCGCATCGGCCTCCTGCTCGCCTCCGGCGAGGCCGTCGAGGGCGTCGCCGAGAGCGTCGTCGACTCCAGCGAAGTCATCAACACCCTCCGGTCGGGCGGCATCGCCGCGCTTGGCTACGCGAGCGCCGAGGCCAGCGAGGACAGCGGCGAGAACGTCAACACCGTCACCAGCGTGACGCGGAAGGCGCTTCTGACCGGAACGAGCCTCCCGAACGCGGTGGCCGCGGACTCCGCGCTACTGGTCGTCGCGGGCGACGCCGACCGTCTCCCTCGGAAGGGCGTCGAGCGCGCCCGCAGCTGGGTCGAAGAGGAGACGGGCAGCATGCAGGTCCGCGGCGGCGACTTCCCGCTCGACAGCGAGAGCATCGCCTCGCTGGTGCTGCTGGGCGGCGTCGAGCGCGGCCAGCGCGTCCAGGAGTTCATGGATCGCGCCCGCGAGGCACAGAAGGAACAGCAGGAGACGACGCTGGACCACGCGGACCAGTTCCAGAACGACGAGCTCGACGACCTGTTCTGA